One genomic segment of Anguilla anguilla isolate fAngAng1 chromosome 2, fAngAng1.pri, whole genome shotgun sequence includes these proteins:
- the si:ch211-243a20.3 gene encoding uncharacterized protein si:ch211-243a20.3, whose product MGPPCVTLVLVILAALATPLAGEDNELDHGYWNYREGADNVNVASVRSVTRVLDAWGKRIFNEIKHLLHSQPSALLPDYSRVRPLSESLNDLFREVSLLQRRISELSNRLATLEPYLRRHGYRAEGEEEGGGRISAPQSARGGGASLSKYPPRYRVKVVRPKHTMIRRRRVKVYKNGGVRVAQQER is encoded by the exons ATGGGCCCTCCCTGCGTGACGCTGGTATTGGTAATCCTCGCGGCCCTTGCAACGCCATTGGCTGGGGAGGATAATGAGCTGGACCACGGGTACTGGAACtacagagagggag CGGATAATGTGAACGTCGCGTCCGTGCGCAGCGTCACGCGGGTTCTGGACGCGTGGGGAAAGCGGATCTTTAATGAAATTAAGCACCTGCTGCACTCGCAGCCGAGCGCACTGTTACCGGACTACTCCAG GGTGCGCCCCCTCTCAGAATCCCTCAACGACCTCTTCAGAGAAGTCTCTCTCTTACAGCGGCGCATCTCAGAACTCTCCAATCGCCTAGCAACCCTGGAACCCTATCTCCGTCGCCACGGCTACCGTgcggaaggagaggaggaagggggtggTAGGATATCAGCTCCTCAGAGTgcgaggggaggaggggcaagCTTGTCTAAATACCCCCCAAGGTACAGAGTCAAAGTGGTACGTCCAAAGCACACTATGATACGGAGGAGAAGGGTGAAAGTGTACAAGAATGGGGGAGTTAGGGTGGCTCAGCAAGAGAGATAG